In Vigna unguiculata cultivar IT97K-499-35 chromosome 3, ASM411807v1, whole genome shotgun sequence, a single genomic region encodes these proteins:
- the LOC114178007 gene encoding acetate/butyrate--CoA ligase AAE7, peroxisomal-like, with amino-acid sequence MDIDDLPKNAANYTALTPLWFLERAATVHPTRNSLIHGSRRYTWQQTYHRCRRFASALSNYSIGPGNTVAVIAPNIPALYEAHFGIPMAGAVLNPVNIRLNASTVAFLLGHCSAAAVIVDQESFSLAEEALKIWSEKAKTFRPPLLIVIGDENCDPKSLRYAVGKGAIDYEDFLEGGDPEYAWKPPEDEWQSISLGYTSGTTASPKGVVLNHRGAYIMSLSGALIWGMTEGAVYLWTLPMFHCNGWCYTWTLAALCGTNICLRQVTAKAVYEAIAKYKVTHFCAAPVVLNTIINAPPEETILPLPHVVHVNTAGAAPPPSVLSGMSERGFRVTHTYGLSETYGPSVYCAWKPEWESLPPERQAQLNARQGVRYIGLENLEVVNTKTMQPVPADGKTVGEIVMRGNSVMKGYLKNPKANEETFANGWFHSGDLAVKHPDGYIEIKDRSKDIIISGAENISSVEVENALYSHPAILEAAVVARADEKWGESPCAFVTLKSGVDNSNQQRISEDILKFCKAKMPAYWVPKSFVFGPLPKTATGKIQKHLLRAKAKEMGPVKMSKL; translated from the exons ATGGACATCGACGACTTGCCCAAGAACGCTGCTAACTACACTGCGTTAACGCCGTTGTGGTTTCTCGAAAGAGCAGCTACGGTGCACCCCACCAGAAACTCCCTCATCCATGGATCTCGTCGCTACACGTGGCAACAGACCTACCACCGTTGCCGTCGATTCGCCTCCGCTCTTTCCAACTACTCCATCGGACCAGGAAACACT GTAGCTGTTATTGCACCGAATATTCCAGCTCTTTATGAAGCTCATTTTGGGATTCCAATGGCAGGGGCTGTCTTGAATCCTGTTAACATCAGACTAAATGCATCCACAGTAGCCTTTCTTCTTGGTCATTGCTCAGCTGCAGCTGTAATAGTTGATCAAGAGTCCTTTTCTTTGGCAGAAGAAGCTTTGAAGATATGGTCTGAGAAAGCCAAAACCTTCAGGCCTCCACTTCTAATAGTCATTGGTGATGAAAATTGCGACCCTAAGTCACTGAGATATGCTGTGGGCAAAGGAGCCATTGACTATGAGGATTTTCTTGAGGGTGGTGATCCTGAATATGCATGGAAACCCCCTGAGGATGAGTGGCAGAGTATTTCTTTGGGATACACATCTGGTACCACTGCTAGTCCGAAGGGTGTGGTATTAAATCACCGTGGGGCCTATATCATGTCTCTGAGTGGAGCTCTTATTTGGGGAATGACCGAAGGTGCTGTGTATCTTTGGACACTCCCCATGTTTCATTGTAATGGTTGGTGTTACACTTGGACACTTGCTGCTCTGTGTGGTACTAACATATGCCTTCGCCAG GTAACAGCGAAGGCAGTATACGAAGCCATTGCCAAGTACAAAGTGACTCATTTTTGTGCAGCACCAGTGGTTCTTAACACGATAATCAATGCCCCACCTGAAGAAACCATACTTCCTCTCCCGCATGTTGTGCATGTGAATACAGCTGGGGCTGCTCCTCCTCCTTCTGTTCTTTCTGGAATGTCTGAACGAGGATTTCGTGTGACACACACTTATGGTCTCTCTGAAACCTACGGCCCCTCTGTCTACTGTGCCTGGAAACCAGAATGGGAATCACTTCCTCCTGAACGCCAAGCCCAGCTCAACGCAAGACAAGGGGTTAGGTACATTGGCTTGGAAAACTTGGAAGTGGTGAACACAAAAACCATGCAACCTGTTCCTGCTGATGGCAAAACTGTGGGTGAGATTGTGATGAGGGGCAATTCTGTGATGAAAGGGTACTTAAAGAACCCTAAAGCTAATGAGGAGACCTTTGCAAATGGATGGTTTCATTCTGGGGATCTTGCTGTGAAGCATCCAGATGGgtatatagaaattaaagacAGATCAAAGGACATCATCATCTCTGGTGCTGAAAATATCAGCAGTGTGGAGGTAGAGAACGCTCTTTACTCGCATCCTGCAATACTGGAAGCAGCAGTGGTTGCAAGAGCAGATGAGAAATGGGGTGAGTCTCCTTGTGCTTTTGTCACATTAAAGTCAGGAGTGGATAATAGTAACCAACAACGTATATCTGAGGATATATTAAAGTTCTGCAAGGCCAAGATGCCTGCTTATTGGGTTCCAAAATCCTTTGTGTTTGGACCCTTACCTAAGACAGCTACTGGGAAGATACAGAAGCACTTACTAAGGGCAAAGGCAAAAGAGATGGGACCTGTTAAGATGAGTAAGTTATAA